The Polynucleobacter sp. JS-Mosq-20-D10 region CTGCTACAATTCGATGGCTTTGATTTTTAAAGCTTTTTTGTTGGTTTTGATTAATAAATGCACGACACAAGTTGGGTGAAAGCTCAGGTGTTCGCAAGTAAGGAGTATGAAAATGGCAGTTGCTGATATTAAAACGGCGGAAATCGTCAAAGATAACGCGCGCAGCGCAAATGATACGGGTAGCCCTGAAGTTCAAGTTTCATTGCTAACAGCCCGCATTAATGAATTAACCCCCCATTTCAAAGCTAACGCTAAAGATCATCACAGCCGTCGTGGTTTGTTGAAGATGGTTTCACGCCGCCGCCGCCTTTTGGATTACCTCAAGGGCAAGGATTTGGGTCGCTACCGCGCATTGATCGAGAAATTAGGTCTCCGTAAGTAATTCTTATCGGTATTGCAATGCCATCTATCTTAGGGTTGTTTCGTAACAGAACCAGTCTTAAGCAGATGGCATGTTTTTTGAGCGCTTCAAGATTATTTGTGTAGGGGATCGTGTCATTCCAATGAGTTTCTGGGTTGAAGAGCCTAGTGTCTCCCTGGAATGGCATCCCTTGTGATCTTCAAACGCTCCAGTGTTGTCGTGACACTGCTTTATCCCACGACAAGCGTGAAATCCATGTGGCTTTTACGTGAACAATTTGGAGAAGATCAGAATGACTATGTTTAAAAAAGCAGTAAAGACGTTTCAATGGGGTAACCATCAAGTAACTATGGAAACAGGCGAGATTGCTCGTCAAGCTGGTGGTGCTGTCATCGTTAACGTGGATGACACAGTAGTAATGGGTACAGTAGTTGCCTCTAAATCAGCCAAGCCTGGCCAGTCTTTTTTCCCATTGACTGTTGATTACCTAGAAAAAACTTACGCTGCAGGAAAAATTCCTGGCGGCTTCTTCCGTCGTGAAGGTCGTCCATCAGAAGGCGAGACGTTGATCTCCCGTTTGATTGATCGCCCATTGCGTCCATTGTTCCCAGAAGGCTTCTTGAACGAAGTGCAGGTAGTGGTTCATGTGTTGTCTATCAACCCAGACGTTCCTGCTGATATTCCTGCATTGATCGCTGCTTCTGCAGCTTTAGCTGTTTCAGGCATTCCATTTGCTGGCCCAGTTGGCGCAGCACGTGTTGGTTACGCTAATGGCCAATACCTTTTGAACCCAACTCGTACAGAGCAAGCAACTAGCGAAATGGATTTAATTGTTGCTGGTACACAGGCTGCTGTATTGATGGTGGAGTCAGAAGCTAATCAGCTGTCAGAAGAAGTGATGTTGGGTGCGGTTGTATACGGCCATGACCAAATGCAAACTGCGATCAACGCAATTAATGATTTAGTGCGCGAAGCTGGCAAGCCAGAGTGGGATTGGACTGCTGCACCTAAAGATGAACCATTTATCGCCAAGGTCACTGCATTGGCTGAAGCGCCTTTGCGTGAGGCTTATCAGATTCGTCAAAAAGGTGCTCGTTCAGACAAACTCAAGGAGATCTCCAAAACAGTCTTAGCTAAGCTAGCTGAAGAGGGTGATGTTGATGCGGTTGCTGTTAGCGACATCATGTTTGAAATCGAAGCCAAGATTGTGCGTAGCCAGATTTTGAATGGTGAGCCACGTATTGATGGTCGTGATACACGTACCGTTCGTCCAATCGAGATTCGTAATGGCGTATTACCGCGCACACACGGTTCAGCATTATTTACCCGTGGTGAGACACAAGCCCTTGTAGTAGCTACGTTAGGCACTGCACGAGATGAGCAGATCATTGATGCACTCGAAGGTGAGTACCGTGATCGCTTTATGTTCCACTACAACATGCCTCCGTTCGCTACTGGCGAAACAGGTCGTGTAGGTAGCCCTAAGCGTCGTGAAATTGGTCACGGCCGTTTGGCTAAGCGTGCATTGATTCCCGTATTGCCAAGTGCAGAAGATTTTGCCTATAGCATTCGTGTGGTTTCAGAAATTACTGAGTCCAATGG contains the following coding sequences:
- the rpsO gene encoding 30S ribosomal protein S15, with product MAVADIKTAEIVKDNARSANDTGSPEVQVSLLTARINELTPHFKANAKDHHSRRGLLKMVSRRRRLLDYLKGKDLGRYRALIEKLGLRK
- the pnp gene encoding polyribonucleotide nucleotidyltransferase — protein: MTMFKKAVKTFQWGNHQVTMETGEIARQAGGAVIVNVDDTVVMGTVVASKSAKPGQSFFPLTVDYLEKTYAAGKIPGGFFRREGRPSEGETLISRLIDRPLRPLFPEGFLNEVQVVVHVLSINPDVPADIPALIAASAALAVSGIPFAGPVGAARVGYANGQYLLNPTRTEQATSEMDLIVAGTQAAVLMVESEANQLSEEVMLGAVVYGHDQMQTAINAINDLVREAGKPEWDWTAAPKDEPFIAKVTALAEAPLREAYQIRQKGARSDKLKEISKTVLAKLAEEGDVDAVAVSDIMFEIEAKIVRSQILNGEPRIDGRDTRTVRPIEIRNGVLPRTHGSALFTRGETQALVVATLGTARDEQIIDALEGEYRDRFMFHYNMPPFATGETGRVGSPKRREIGHGRLAKRALIPVLPSAEDFAYSIRVVSEITESNGSSSMASVCGGCLAMMDAGVPVKAHVAGVAMGLILDGNRFAVLTDILGDEDHLGDMDFKVAGTANGITALQMDIKVQGITKEIMQVALAQAKEGRLHILSKMQEAMGSVRTELSAHAPRMVSFKIHPDKIREVIGKGGATIQALTKETGCSIDIKDDGTVTIASTSAEGMAEAKARIEGITAEAEVGKIYEGPVVKLLEFGALVNILPGKDGLLHISEISNERVKEVKDYLAEGQVVRVKLLAADERGRLRLSLKAAMADEGGTIAPLAGAEAAPASGENA